The following coding sequences are from one Acidobacteriota bacterium window:
- a CDS encoding peroxiredoxin has product MKPGDKAPLFTLKDQNGKSVSLASLKGRRVVLYFFPKADTAGUTVEAQAFRDEGPKLPKDVVVLGVSKDTVEAQKKFAEKNKLTFRLLADEDSEVIALYGVGLAFGVAKRKSFLIDSKGKIAKVYESVAPAKHAGEVARDLEGVD; this is encoded by the coding sequence CTGAAACCTGGGGACAAGGCTCCGCTCTTCACGCTGAAGGACCAGAACGGCAAGTCCGTCTCGCTCGCGTCGCTCAAGGGCCGGCGCGTCGTCCTCTACTTCTTCCCGAAGGCCGACACCGCCGGTTGAACCGTGGAAGCCCAGGCCTTCCGTGACGAAGGCCCGAAGCTCCCGAAGGACGTCGTCGTCCTCGGCGTCTCGAAAGACACCGTCGAGGCCCAGAAGAAGTTCGCGGAAAAGAACAAGCTGACGTTCCGCCTCCTCGCGGACGAGGACAGCGAGGTCATCGCGCTCTACGGCGTAGGCCTCGCGTTCGGCGTCGCGAAGCGGAAGTCGTTCCTGATCGACTCGAAGGGGAAGATCGCGAAGGTCTACGAGTCCGTCGCTCCGGCGAAGCACGCGGGCGAGGTGGCGAGGGACCTCGAGGGCGTCGACTAA
- a CDS encoding FAD-dependent thymidylate synthase codes for MTPEFTRDEADVLQRFFTNVDAPVFGLKLPQEVSGALFSRYSRTAKSLRRVFLDEFVGEQGLADGLLGGGAAADDGESLRRARAFYDRVLVGYGDDSVAQLGAAHVAVERASNVAAQTLEDARVGISFLEKSTRYVRFDQRDAAGNFLWHREETLLASRHGAAFAALMDRLFETYAAQIDPMIRHIEEILPIESVDVRHPKTGEPLAWKDVAKDEDLLKAARRAYGATVRAHACDVMRSYLPGATLTNLGVFATGQAFEHLLNRLYASPLGECAALGAAMHGELQRLIPSFVKRAKRSDWLADLDARTRAAAARILPPGAGPAGPVTLLDFDPKGDAKVLAALLYPYGDRPLAEARERIAALPAAERAALHAELAGARRNRRDKPPRALEETAYAFDLVGNFGMYRDLHRHRLLSQERQPFTTAHGWDTPPEIVESGCEPEFRARMEEAHELHEAVAREHPREAQYVVPFAFRVRWRMTLNLREAVHLCELRSMPQGHPDYRLLVQEMWKQIEAAHPALAPWGRFVNRDTYRLGRLQSEMRTEYKRAQTA; via the coding sequence ATGACGCCGGAGTTCACGCGGGACGAAGCGGACGTCCTGCAGCGCTTCTTCACGAACGTCGACGCGCCCGTCTTCGGCCTCAAGCTCCCGCAGGAAGTCTCCGGCGCTCTCTTCTCGCGTTACAGCCGGACCGCCAAGAGCCTGCGGCGTGTGTTCCTCGACGAGTTCGTCGGCGAACAGGGCCTTGCCGACGGCCTCCTCGGAGGCGGGGCGGCCGCGGACGACGGCGAGTCCCTGCGCCGCGCGCGCGCGTTCTACGACCGCGTCCTCGTGGGCTATGGCGACGACTCCGTCGCGCAGCTGGGCGCGGCGCACGTCGCGGTCGAGCGCGCCTCGAACGTCGCGGCGCAGACGCTCGAGGACGCGCGCGTCGGGATCTCGTTCCTCGAGAAATCCACGCGCTACGTCCGCTTCGACCAGCGGGACGCGGCGGGGAACTTCCTGTGGCACCGCGAGGAGACGCTTCTCGCCTCGCGCCACGGCGCCGCGTTCGCGGCCCTCATGGACCGTCTCTTCGAGACGTACGCCGCGCAGATCGATCCGATGATCCGGCACATCGAGGAGATCCTCCCGATCGAATCCGTCGACGTCCGCCACCCGAAGACGGGCGAGCCGCTCGCCTGGAAGGACGTCGCGAAGGACGAGGACCTCCTGAAGGCGGCGCGGCGGGCGTACGGCGCGACCGTGCGCGCGCACGCGTGCGACGTCATGCGGAGCTATCTGCCCGGCGCCACGCTCACGAACCTCGGCGTCTTCGCGACGGGCCAGGCGTTCGAGCACCTGTTGAACCGCCTCTACGCGAGTCCGCTCGGCGAGTGCGCGGCGCTCGGCGCCGCGATGCACGGCGAGCTCCAGCGCCTGATCCCGTCGTTCGTGAAACGCGCGAAGAGGAGCGACTGGCTGGCTGATCTGGACGCGCGCACGCGCGCCGCCGCCGCGCGGATCCTGCCGCCCGGCGCCGGTCCCGCGGGCCCTGTCACGCTCCTCGACTTCGATCCCAAGGGAGATGCGAAGGTCCTCGCGGCGCTTCTCTATCCCTACGGCGACCGGCCGCTCGCCGAGGCGCGCGAGCGGATCGCCGCGCTGCCGGCGGCCGAGCGGGCCGCACTTCACGCCGAGCTCGCGGGGGCTCGGCGCAATCGCCGCGACAAGCCGCCGCGTGCGCTCGAGGAGACGGCGTACGCGTTCGACCTCGTCGGGAACTTCGGCATGTACCGCGACCTCCACCGTCACCGCCTCCTCTCGCAGGAGCGTCAGCCGTTCACGACGGCGCACGGCTGGGACACGCCGCCCGAGATCGTCGAGTCCGGCTGCGAGCCGGAGTTCCGCGCGCGGATGGAAGAGGCGCACGAGCTCCACGAGGCCGTCGCCCGCGAGCACCCGCGCGAAGCCCAGTACGTCGTGCCTTTCGCGTTCAGGGTGCGCTGGCGCATGACGCTCAACCTGCGCGAGGCGGTCCATCTCTGCGAGCTGCGCTCGATGCCGCAGGGCCACCCCGACTACCGGCTCCTCGTGCAGGAGATGTGGAAGCAGATCGAGGCGGCCCACCCCGCGCTCGCCCCGTGGGGAAGGTTCGTGAACCGCGACACCTACCGCCTCGGCCGCCTCCAGTCCGAGATGCGGACGGAGTACAAGCGGGCGCAGACGGCGTAG
- a CDS encoding amidohydrolase family protein, producing the protein MPASTRFARRPALFTLLSLFLFSSISLSHNGVRHDYRLAGGKWFDGKTFVERTVYSVGGVLRDAWDGPVEATLDLSGTFVVAPYADVHTHDLGGGSDAEGRIKERLRQGVFYLKNTNSVPRWAAPFKPLVNRPESVDVAWANGGLTAAGGHPIQIYENVVARPPVPDWTKADLPDQAYVVVDDAAALDAKWPKILAGKPDFLKIYLEHSEEFAKRKDDPAFFGRKGLDPALVPAIVAKAHAAGLRVTAHARTAADFRAALAGGVDEFAHLPLARLTAEDARRCVERKVTVVTTTLGHWDREGIADVDAIHRENLALLKAAGVTVVFGVDGHPPLLAEVENVRRMGVFDDAALLRMLASDGPRAVFPKRKIGCLSEGCEASFLALEANPLEDFAALKKIRTRMKEGLVLRGVDGAAPAAAPPHG; encoded by the coding sequence ATGCCTGCCTCGACTCGTTTCGCCCGCCGCCCGGCGCTCTTCACCCTTCTGAGCCTCTTTCTCTTTTCTTCGATTTCTCTCTCCCACAACGGCGTCCGGCACGACTACAGGCTCGCCGGCGGGAAGTGGTTCGACGGCAAGACGTTCGTCGAGAGAACTGTCTACTCCGTCGGCGGCGTCCTGCGCGACGCGTGGGACGGGCCCGTCGAGGCGACGCTGGACCTTTCCGGGACGTTCGTCGTCGCTCCATACGCGGACGTCCACACGCACGACCTCGGCGGCGGATCCGACGCCGAGGGCCGCATCAAGGAGCGCCTGAGGCAGGGTGTCTTCTACCTGAAGAACACGAACAGCGTCCCGCGCTGGGCGGCGCCGTTCAAGCCTCTCGTGAACCGGCCCGAGAGCGTCGACGTCGCGTGGGCGAACGGCGGGCTCACGGCGGCGGGCGGCCACCCGATACAGATCTACGAGAACGTCGTCGCGCGCCCGCCCGTTCCGGACTGGACGAAGGCCGATCTGCCCGACCAGGCGTACGTCGTCGTCGACGATGCGGCGGCCCTCGACGCGAAATGGCCGAAGATCCTCGCGGGGAAGCCGGACTTCCTCAAAATCTACCTCGAACACTCCGAGGAATTCGCGAAGCGGAAGGACGACCCGGCGTTCTTCGGGAGGAAGGGCCTCGACCCGGCGCTCGTCCCGGCAATCGTCGCGAAGGCGCACGCCGCCGGCCTGCGCGTGACCGCCCACGCGCGCACCGCGGCGGACTTCCGCGCAGCGCTCGCGGGCGGCGTCGACGAGTTCGCGCACCTGCCGCTCGCGCGCCTCACCGCCGAGGACGCACGCCGCTGCGTCGAACGCAAGGTCACCGTCGTCACGACGACGCTCGGCCACTGGGACCGCGAGGGGATCGCGGACGTCGACGCGATCCACCGCGAGAATCTCGCCCTCCTGAAAGCGGCCGGCGTGACCGTCGTCTTCGGCGTGGACGGGCATCCGCCCCTCCTCGCCGAGGTCGAGAACGTCAGGCGGATGGGCGTCTTCGACGACGCGGCTCTCCTGAGGATGCTGGCGTCCGACGGCCCGAGGGCCGTGTTCCCGAAGCGGAAGATCGGCTGCCTTTCCGAAGGTTGCGAGGCGAGCTTTCTCGCGCTGGAGGCGAACCCGCTCGAGGACTTCGCGGCGCTCAAGAAGATCCGGACGCGGATGAAGGAGGGGCTCGTCCTGCGCGGGGTCGACGGCGCCGCACCCGCGGCGGCGCCTCCTCACGGCTAA
- a CDS encoding septum formation initiator family protein, which yields MRPASVVVVSALLSALVFGIFLVSDRGLLQVRKQRVQLARAQEEVAQLEADTKRLQAEVAALRSDPNALEKVAREELNLVKPGEVVLVLPDGWEKRVKPAAPPAPSPVSR from the coding sequence GTGCGCCCCGCGTCGGTCGTCGTCGTGTCGGCGCTCCTGTCGGCCCTCGTCTTCGGCATCTTCCTCGTGAGCGACCGCGGCCTCCTGCAGGTGCGGAAGCAGCGCGTCCAGCTCGCGAGGGCCCAGGAAGAGGTCGCCCAGCTCGAGGCCGACACGAAGCGGCTCCAGGCCGAGGTCGCGGCGCTCAGGAGCGACCCGAACGCCCTCGAGAAGGTCGCGCGCGAGGAGCTCAACCTCGTCAAGCCCGGCGAGGTCGTCCTCGTCCTGCCGGACGGGTGGGAGAAGCGGGTGAAGCCCGCGGCGCCTCCCGCCCCGTCGCCCGTATCGCGTTAG
- a CDS encoding DUF1801 domain-containing protein, with translation MAENKTKPTKVSVAAFIGTVEDETRRADARALVRLMQAVSGERPKMWGPSIVGFGSCHYVYESGREGDMPLVGFSPRKAATVLYVARGFRGSESLFPRLGTHRKSVSCLYVKRLADLDHEVLEKILVKSVAAMRAKYPS, from the coding sequence ATGGCGGAGAACAAGACGAAACCGACGAAGGTGAGCGTCGCGGCGTTCATCGGAACTGTTGAGGACGAAACGCGGCGCGCCGACGCGCGGGCGCTCGTCAGGCTGATGCAGGCGGTCAGCGGCGAAAGGCCGAAGATGTGGGGGCCGTCGATCGTCGGGTTCGGCAGCTGCCACTACGTCTACGAAAGCGGGCGCGAGGGCGACATGCCGCTCGTCGGCTTCTCGCCGCGCAAGGCCGCGACCGTCCTCTACGTCGCGAGGGGGTTTCGCGGCTCCGAGTCCCTCTTCCCCCGTCTGGGCACGCACAGGAAGAGCGTCTCCTGCCTCTACGTCAAGAGGCTCGCAGACCTGGACCATGAGGTGCTCGAGAAGATTCTGGTCAAGTCCGTGGCCGCGATGCGGGCGAAGTACCCTTCTTAG
- a CDS encoding cysteine desulfurase, producing MRRSKASRLVSRGQGVTLASWRRLERAVSEAYSTPVAPRLPVYLDYHATTPVDPRVFEAMRPYFTENFGNAASRSHVFGMRAASAVEKAREEVADLVGANAKEIVFTSGATEADNLAVLGAARARRARGTHVVVSAIEHRAVLDPCARLETEGFRVTRVAPDRLGRTSAAAVAWALSPETTLVTVMAANNEIGTLNPVAEIAGLCKERGVLFHTDAVQAAGRVPLDVHASGIDLLSLSAHKLCGPKGVGALFVRASNPRVVLDPLLFGGGHERGMRPGTLDVPGIVGFGAAAAIAKAEGAAEAARVAALRDRLWERLRAGVPGASRNGDPAACLPGNLNVRFPGAPSDTVMMETRDLALSAGSACTLASVEASHVLRGIGLTKEEAHESIRFGLGRFTTEEEVDWAASAVAAAVRRVRDARGTSAL from the coding sequence ATGCGGCGTTCGAAGGCATCTCGGCTCGTGTCCCGGGGCCAGGGTGTCACGCTCGCCTCCTGGCGCCGCCTTGAGCGGGCCGTTTCCGAAGCCTACAGTACCCCCGTGGCGCCGCGGCTTCCCGTGTACCTCGATTATCACGCGACGACGCCGGTCGACCCGCGCGTCTTCGAGGCGATGCGCCCGTACTTCACGGAGAACTTCGGAAATGCGGCGTCCCGGAGCCACGTGTTCGGGATGCGCGCCGCGTCCGCCGTCGAGAAGGCGCGCGAGGAGGTCGCGGACCTCGTCGGCGCGAACGCGAAGGAGATCGTCTTCACCTCCGGCGCGACCGAGGCGGACAACCTCGCGGTTCTCGGCGCCGCGCGGGCGCGGCGCGCGCGGGGGACGCACGTCGTCGTCTCGGCGATCGAGCACCGCGCCGTCCTCGACCCCTGCGCGCGCCTCGAAACGGAGGGATTCCGCGTCACGCGCGTCGCCCCGGACCGGCTCGGCCGCACGAGTGCCGCCGCCGTCGCGTGGGCGCTCTCCCCGGAGACGACCCTCGTGACCGTCATGGCGGCGAACAACGAGATCGGGACGCTCAATCCCGTCGCGGAGATCGCGGGCCTCTGCAAGGAGCGGGGCGTCCTCTTCCACACGGACGCCGTCCAGGCCGCGGGCCGGGTTCCTCTCGACGTCCACGCCTCCGGCATCGATCTCCTTTCCCTCTCGGCCCACAAGCTCTGCGGGCCGAAGGGCGTGGGCGCGCTCTTCGTGCGGGCCTCGAACCCCCGCGTCGTGCTCGACCCGCTGCTCTTCGGCGGCGGACACGAGCGCGGGATGAGGCCGGGCACGCTCGATGTCCCGGGCATCGTGGGCTTCGGCGCGGCCGCGGCGATCGCGAAGGCCGAAGGCGCCGCCGAAGCCGCGCGCGTCGCGGCGCTGCGCGACCGGCTGTGGGAGCGGCTCCGCGCGGGCGTGCCCGGCGCCTCGCGCAACGGCGACCCCGCGGCGTGCCTGCCCGGCAATCTCAACGTGCGCTTCCCGGGCGCGCCGTCGGACACCGTGATGATGGAGACGCGCGACCTCGCGCTGTCCGCGGGCTCGGCCTGCACGTTGGCGTCCGTCGAGGCAAGCCACGTCCTCCGCGGGATCGGCCTCACGAAGGAAGAAGCGCACGAGTCGATCCGCTTCGGCCTCGGGCGGTTCACGACGGAGGAGGAAGTCGACTGGGCCGCGTCCGCCGTCGCCGCGGCGGTGCGGCGCGTGCGCGACGCGCGGGGGACCTCGGCCCTCTAG
- a CDS encoding protein kinase, whose translation MATGTDDTRRAASGEVTRATLAEGEAPRAIRAAEESTFVAPAKPAPAGKPARGPGLATQFFAGAAVLVVATLGAAIAVGTWRANEAAEKSIRESLRDLPGVVGSYQISLEESLRRQLTSVADEPGTKGLFALRDQRTLHDWTVDKAQRGKLDAGAVFLFDERGVLLDRSDQEVTEENRRSFASVKWVADALKGMPSTAVIREKAKLSYVASVPVLSGDASVGEGRLAGVLAAAVPLDAARAKALQGITKGQAGFVANVGKRGEGPALELSASTEGFRGDALVPALAAQPAAVDTLFAQGRPVGPIDVVLAGERRILGAVPLKSASGETLGAFVVSRSREEETAAFRRIRDTLLGVGALALLVALPVSFVMGRRIARPLEELADGAAAIREGNLDVKLPEAGGGEVGALARAFSAMVGELKEKAALEQMVAGIRRDRDATRGETLAARVPAPDAAARAFAGPRVGTLFASRYEVTALLGKGGMGTVYRAIDRELDDEVALKVLLPDAFDEGSGATQTLKQEIRLARKITHRNVVRTHDLGEAEGVRFLTMEYVPGTTLRDILDRRGVVALAPGLQIAKQLCRGLAAVHEAGIVHRDIKPPNIMVLPNGVVKLMDFGIARAAGGDDPGDGSTVGTPYYMSPEQARGETVDERSDIYAVGVVLYEMFTGTRPIGGATPVEVMRRHLSVEPAPLTSLRPDLPALLERLVAACLAKSPEKRPPSASDLADALLRLGE comes from the coding sequence ATGGCAACCGGTACTGACGACACGCGCCGCGCAGCCTCCGGGGAGGTGACGCGCGCCACGCTTGCCGAGGGCGAAGCGCCGCGCGCGATCCGCGCGGCGGAGGAGTCGACGTTCGTCGCGCCGGCGAAGCCCGCTCCGGCCGGCAAGCCCGCGCGCGGGCCGGGCCTCGCGACACAGTTCTTCGCCGGCGCCGCCGTCCTCGTCGTCGCGACGCTCGGCGCCGCCATCGCCGTCGGGACGTGGCGCGCGAACGAGGCCGCCGAGAAGAGCATCCGAGAGAGCCTCCGCGACCTGCCCGGCGTCGTCGGGTCGTATCAGATCAGCCTCGAGGAGAGCCTCCGGCGCCAGCTCACGAGCGTGGCGGACGAGCCGGGGACGAAGGGCCTCTTCGCACTACGCGACCAGAGGACGCTCCACGACTGGACGGTCGACAAGGCGCAGCGGGGAAAACTCGACGCGGGGGCGGTCTTTCTCTTCGACGAGCGTGGCGTCCTCCTCGACCGAAGCGACCAGGAGGTCACCGAGGAAAACCGCCGTTCCTTCGCGTCGGTGAAGTGGGTCGCCGACGCGCTCAAGGGCATGCCGTCCACCGCGGTCATCCGCGAGAAGGCGAAGCTCTCGTACGTCGCGTCGGTTCCCGTCCTCTCGGGCGACGCATCCGTCGGCGAGGGACGGCTCGCGGGGGTGCTCGCGGCCGCCGTCCCGCTCGACGCGGCGCGCGCGAAGGCGCTGCAGGGCATCACGAAGGGGCAGGCCGGGTTCGTCGCGAACGTCGGCAAGCGCGGCGAGGGGCCGGCCCTCGAGCTGTCGGCGTCCACGGAGGGCTTCCGCGGCGACGCGCTCGTGCCGGCGCTCGCGGCGCAACCGGCGGCCGTGGACACGCTTTTCGCGCAGGGCCGGCCCGTCGGCCCGATCGACGTCGTCCTCGCGGGCGAGCGGCGCATCCTCGGGGCCGTCCCTCTCAAGAGCGCGTCGGGCGAGACGCTCGGCGCGTTCGTCGTCTCGCGCTCGCGCGAGGAAGAGACCGCCGCCTTCCGGAGGATCCGCGACACGCTCCTCGGGGTGGGCGCCCTCGCGCTGCTCGTCGCGCTGCCCGTGTCCTTCGTCATGGGCCGGCGCATCGCGCGCCCTCTCGAGGAGCTCGCGGACGGCGCCGCGGCGATCCGCGAGGGGAACCTCGACGTGAAGCTCCCGGAGGCGGGCGGCGGCGAGGTGGGCGCGCTCGCTCGCGCGTTCTCGGCGATGGTGGGCGAGCTCAAGGAAAAGGCCGCGCTCGAGCAGATGGTCGCGGGAATCCGCCGGGATCGCGACGCGACGCGCGGCGAAACGCTCGCGGCGCGCGTGCCGGCGCCCGATGCCGCGGCGCGGGCGTTCGCGGGCCCGCGCGTCGGGACGCTCTTCGCGTCGCGGTACGAGGTGACGGCCCTCCTTGGAAAGGGCGGGATGGGCACCGTCTACCGTGCGATCGACCGCGAGCTCGACGACGAGGTCGCCCTCAAGGTCCTCCTTCCGGACGCGTTCGACGAGGGCTCGGGCGCGACCCAGACGCTCAAGCAGGAGATCCGGCTCGCGCGGAAGATCACGCACCGCAACGTCGTCCGCACGCACGACCTCGGCGAGGCCGAGGGCGTCCGCTTCCTCACGATGGAGTACGTGCCGGGGACGACGCTGCGCGACATTCTCGACCGCCGCGGCGTCGTCGCGCTCGCGCCGGGCCTCCAGATCGCCAAGCAGCTCTGCCGCGGCCTCGCGGCCGTGCACGAGGCCGGCATCGTCCACCGCGACATCAAGCCCCCGAACATCATGGTCCTGCCGAACGGCGTCGTGAAGCTCATGGACTTCGGCATCGCGCGCGCCGCGGGCGGCGACGACCCCGGCGACGGCTCCACGGTCGGGACGCCGTACTACATGAGCCCGGAGCAGGCGCGCGGCGAGACCGTGGACGAGCGCAGCGACATCTACGCCGTCGGCGTCGTCCTCTACGAGATGTTCACGGGCACGCGGCCGATCGGAGGCGCGACGCCGGTCGAGGTCATGCGCCGCCACCTCTCGGTCGAGCCGGCCCCGCTCACCTCGCTGAGGCCCGACCTCCCGGCTCTCCTCGAGCGCCTCGTCGCCGCGTGCCTCGCGAAGAGCCCGGAGAAGCGCCCGCCCTCGGCGTCCGACCTCGCGGACGCGCTGCTCCGGCTCGGCGAGTAG
- a CDS encoding phosphoglucomutase/phosphomannomutase family protein: MIRFGTSGWRSILGEEFTFPNARRVVTAIARVAKATGDPLRGLVVASDTRFLNERFVDEASRVLAREGVRPLRADRDVPTPVVAFTIREKKALGAINFTASHNPPEYNGIKFSTADGAPALPDVTAKIEDEIAKTTDADAASAPAADTPTFDPTEPYLAELRRRVDGAAMKKAGLRVAVDPRFGTSRGYLDAFLVRAGVDVALINGHRDPYFGGLSPQCDAPNLVALGKVVVSEKRAIGLATDGDGDRFGVLDADGVYVNPNHCLMLLAERLLPRRRAGDARGVARSVATTHGLDAVAKAYGAPVFETAVGFKFIGELLLQDKIVMGGEESAGFTMEGHVPEKDGPLACLLLAELVATTGKTLGTLLKDLFAKVGPFWPDRADARLDPKLAETMKKRLAENPDAFAGLKVQGIDRTDGQKLLLGDGRWILFRASGTEPVVRIYAESPDRRETDRLLTKAKEYVLRG; this comes from the coding sequence ATGATCCGTTTCGGAACGTCCGGCTGGCGCTCGATCCTCGGCGAGGAATTCACGTTCCCGAACGCGCGGCGCGTCGTCACCGCGATCGCCCGCGTCGCGAAGGCCACGGGCGACCCGCTCCGCGGCCTCGTCGTCGCGTCGGACACCCGCTTCCTCAACGAGCGCTTCGTGGACGAGGCCTCGCGCGTCCTCGCGCGAGAGGGCGTGAGGCCCCTGCGCGCCGACCGCGACGTCCCGACGCCCGTCGTCGCGTTCACGATCCGCGAGAAGAAGGCGCTCGGCGCGATCAACTTCACGGCCTCGCACAATCCGCCGGAGTACAACGGCATCAAGTTCTCGACCGCCGACGGCGCGCCCGCCCTGCCGGACGTCACGGCGAAGATCGAGGACGAGATCGCGAAGACGACGGACGCGGACGCGGCCTCCGCGCCTGCCGCCGACACGCCGACGTTCGACCCGACCGAGCCCTACCTTGCCGAGCTCCGGCGCCGCGTGGACGGGGCCGCCATGAAGAAGGCGGGGCTGCGCGTCGCGGTGGACCCGCGCTTCGGAACCTCGCGCGGCTACCTCGACGCGTTCCTCGTCCGTGCCGGCGTGGACGTCGCCCTCATCAACGGCCACCGCGACCCGTACTTCGGCGGCCTCTCGCCGCAGTGCGACGCCCCGAACCTCGTCGCGCTCGGCAAGGTCGTCGTCTCGGAGAAGCGCGCGATCGGCCTCGCGACGGACGGCGACGGGGACCGCTTCGGCGTCCTCGACGCCGACGGCGTCTACGTGAACCCGAACCACTGCCTGATGCTGCTCGCCGAGCGCCTTCTGCCGCGCCGGAGGGCCGGCGACGCGCGCGGAGTGGCGCGCTCGGTCGCGACGACGCACGGCCTCGACGCCGTCGCGAAGGCGTACGGCGCGCCCGTCTTCGAGACGGCCGTCGGCTTCAAGTTCATCGGTGAGCTGCTGCTCCAGGACAAGATCGTGATGGGCGGCGAGGAGTCGGCCGGCTTCACGATGGAGGGCCACGTCCCCGAGAAGGACGGCCCGCTCGCCTGTCTCCTCCTCGCCGAGCTCGTCGCGACGACGGGCAAGACGCTCGGCACGCTGCTGAAGGACCTCTTCGCGAAGGTCGGGCCGTTCTGGCCGGATCGCGCGGACGCGCGCCTCGACCCGAAGCTCGCGGAGACGATGAAAAAGAGGCTCGCGGAGAACCCGGACGCGTTCGCGGGGCTCAAGGTCCAGGGCATCGACCGCACGGACGGCCAGAAACTGCTCCTCGGCGACGGCCGCTGGATTCTCTTCCGCGCCTCGGGGACGGAACCCGTGGTTCGGATCTACGCGGAATCTCCGGACAGACGAGAGACGGATCGACTGCTGACGAAAGCAAAAGAATATGTTCTTAGAGGGTAA
- the eno gene encoding phosphopyruvate hydratase gives MYAIESIHAREILDSRGNPTVEVECLLEGGASARAGVPSGASTGSREALELRDGDKKRYGGKGVLKAVKNVNETIAPEVLGMDARQQAEIDRLMIELDGTEMKTALGANAILGVSMAVCRAAAEACALPLFRYIGGTGAVTLPVPMMNVVNGGAHADNPLDIQEFMLVPAGFATFREALRAGSEVFHALKGLLKAKGFATGVGDEGGFAPNLESTRATLDFIVDAIGKAGYKAGKDVFIALDCAASEFFDKGVYTLEGKRLSPAEIVAFYEGIVMDYPILSIEDGCAEGDKAGWKLITERLGGGIHLIGDDNFVTNPKILKQGIADGIANGLLVKLNQIGTITETLEAVRMAQTARYVTVISHRSGETEDTTIADLAVATNAGFIKTGSLCRSERIAKYNRLLRIEEDLGETGVYPGLAAKKA, from the coding sequence ATGTACGCCATCGAAAGCATCCACGCCCGCGAGATCCTGGATTCCCGCGGCAACCCCACCGTCGAAGTCGAGTGCCTCCTCGAGGGGGGCGCGTCCGCCCGCGCGGGCGTCCCGTCCGGCGCCTCCACCGGCTCGCGCGAGGCGCTCGAGCTGCGCGACGGCGACAAGAAGCGCTACGGCGGCAAGGGCGTCCTCAAGGCCGTCAAGAACGTGAACGAGACGATCGCGCCCGAGGTCCTCGGAATGGACGCGCGCCAGCAGGCCGAGATCGACCGCCTCATGATCGAGCTCGACGGCACCGAGATGAAGACCGCGCTCGGCGCCAACGCGATTCTCGGCGTCTCGATGGCCGTCTGCCGTGCCGCGGCCGAGGCCTGCGCGCTCCCGCTCTTCAGGTATATCGGCGGCACGGGCGCCGTCACGCTGCCCGTCCCGATGATGAACGTCGTGAACGGCGGCGCGCATGCGGACAACCCGCTCGACATCCAGGAGTTCATGCTCGTGCCCGCCGGATTCGCGACCTTCCGCGAGGCGCTGCGCGCCGGCTCGGAGGTCTTCCACGCGCTGAAGGGGCTCCTCAAGGCCAAGGGCTTCGCGACGGGCGTCGGCGACGAGGGCGGCTTCGCCCCGAACCTCGAGTCCACGCGCGCGACGCTCGACTTCATCGTCGACGCGATCGGCAAAGCAGGCTACAAGGCGGGCAAGGACGTCTTCATCGCCCTCGACTGCGCGGCGTCGGAGTTCTTCGACAAGGGCGTCTACACGCTCGAAGGGAAGAGGCTCTCGCCCGCCGAGATCGTGGCCTTCTACGAAGGGATCGTGATGGATTACCCGATCCTCTCGATCGAGGACGGCTGCGCCGAAGGCGACAAAGCAGGCTGGAAGCTCATCACCGAGAGGCTCGGTGGCGGGATCCATCTCATCGGCGACGACAACTTCGTGACGAATCCGAAAATTCTGAAGCAGGGCATCGCGGACGGCATCGCGAACGGCCTTCTCGTGAAGCTGAACCAGATCGGGACGATCACGGAGACGCTCGAGGCGGTTCGGATGGCGCAGACGGCGCGCTACGTCACGGTCATTTCGCACCGCTCGGGCGAGACCGAGGACACGACGATCGCCGACCTCGCGGTCGCGACGAACGCCGGCTTCATCAAGACCGGTTCCCTCTGCCGCTCCGAGCGGATCGCGAAATACAACCGCCTCCTGCGCATCGAGGAAGACCTCGGCGAGACGGGCGTCTACCCCGGCCTCGCGGCGAAGAAGGCCTGA